From one bacterium genomic stretch:
- a CDS encoding SMP-30/gluconolactonase/LRE family protein → MKKYLLLFRVILLLLAFHIVSEFSIATLATTLSTPNIVRLDSRANAIVPADAVLEKIADGFSWLEGPVWNRAERFLLFSNVPDNEVLKWKQGEAVSVFLKPSGYTGKETFEGKEPGSNGLSFDSQGRLVFCQHGDRKISRLEKTGSSTTVVDHYNGKRLNSPNDVIFKSNGDMYFTDPPFGLPKSFDDPNKELEFQGVYKYSKNGILTLLTGELKGPNGIAFSPDEKQLYVSDYTGAAWFVFDVRQDGSVFNKRLLLDANGQKKNGPGGPDGMKVDQRGNIFAAGPGGLYIIAPGGRILGRFDFGVPIGNCAWGEDGSTLFIAANTALYRIRLTTRGAGF, encoded by the coding sequence ATGAAAAAATACTTATTACTCTTTCGGGTGATCTTGCTTTTGCTTGCGTTCCATATCGTCAGTGAATTCTCAATCGCAACGCTTGCAACGACGCTCTCCACACCGAACATCGTTCGCCTTGACTCGCGTGCGAATGCGATTGTGCCTGCAGATGCCGTACTTGAAAAAATAGCAGATGGATTCAGCTGGTTGGAAGGACCAGTCTGGAACCGGGCTGAGAGGTTTCTTCTGTTTTCGAACGTTCCTGATAATGAAGTGTTGAAATGGAAGCAGGGAGAAGCGGTTAGCGTTTTCCTGAAACCAAGCGGCTACACAGGCAAGGAAACTTTTGAAGGGAAGGAGCCTGGATCCAACGGGTTAAGTTTTGATTCTCAGGGAAGGCTGGTGTTTTGCCAACATGGGGATCGGAAAATCAGCAGGCTGGAGAAGACCGGTTCGAGTACAACTGTTGTCGATCACTACAATGGAAAAAGATTGAACAGCCCGAATGACGTGATTTTCAAATCAAATGGCGATATGTATTTTACGGATCCGCCCTTCGGTTTGCCGAAATCTTTCGATGATCCTAACAAAGAGCTGGAATTTCAAGGTGTCTACAAGTATTCAAAAAACGGCATTCTCACCCTGTTGACCGGAGAGTTGAAAGGGCCGAACGGCATCGCATTTTCCCCGGATGAGAAACAATTGTATGTGTCCGATTACACCGGAGCAGCCTGGTTTGTTTTCGATGTCAGACAGGATGGATCGGTATTCAACAAACGTCTGCTACTGGATGCGAACGGCCAAAAGAAAAATGGACCTGGCGGACCGGACGGCATGAAAGTGGATCAGCGCGGCAATATATTCGCTGCGGGTCCGGGGGGTTTATACATTATCGCGCCCGGCGGCAGAATCCTGGGTAGATTCGATTTTGGTGTGCCCATTGGAAACTGTGCCTGGGGAGAAGATGGTTCTACTCTGTTTATCGCTGCGAACACAGCCCTCTATCGTATCCGGTTGACAACCAGAGGAGCCGGATTCTGA
- a CDS encoding antibiotic biosynthesis monooxygenase, producing MSLRNALSFCFVTLLFFASNGLAVDPVTVYPKNYKVLLENENVRVLDFVLRKGDTESFHSHPPHVAYILTGFKIRFTFPDGRTAIREAKAGDVLYSDAVTHSPLNIGETDAHGLLIEMKTVEAAGALSPDQLLTAVTFIQGMEGKDEELKSELLALEAPTRSEPGNITYDLYQSTVKKNEFMRFEVWRNPEALEEHKKTPHLKASFKKRQEQGWKTEITTWKRVP from the coding sequence ATGTCATTGAGAAACGCTTTGTCATTCTGTTTCGTTACTTTACTTTTCTTCGCTTCGAACGGATTGGCCGTTGATCCGGTAACAGTTTATCCCAAGAACTACAAAGTCCTTCTGGAGAACGAGAACGTGCGAGTTTTGGATTTCGTGCTTAGAAAGGGAGACACGGAAAGTTTTCATTCGCATCCTCCGCATGTTGCCTACATTCTCACAGGATTCAAGATACGCTTCACTTTTCCGGACGGCCGCACGGCGATTCGAGAAGCGAAAGCGGGGGACGTTTTATACAGTGATGCTGTGACGCATTCACCTTTGAATATTGGTGAGACCGATGCGCACGGCCTCTTGATTGAGATGAAAACTGTGGAAGCTGCAGGTGCGCTCTCTCCGGATCAGCTTCTCACAGCCGTAACTTTTATTCAAGGCATGGAAGGGAAAGATGAAGAGTTGAAGAGTGAACTTCTTGCGCTTGAAGCGCCAACGCGATCCGAACCGGGAAACATTACTTATGATTTATACCAATCAACCGTTAAGAAGAATGAATTTATGCGGTTCGAAGTCTGGCGAAACCCCGAAGCACTGGAAGAACACAAGAAGACTCCTCATCTCAAAGCTTCGTTCAAAAAGCGTCAAGAACAGGGTTGGAAAACGGAAATCACAACATGGAAGCGGGTCCCCTAA